The proteins below come from a single Azospirillum thiophilum genomic window:
- a CDS encoding enoyl-CoA hydratase/isomerase family protein, giving the protein MAGTITLGRDDSSDGVVATLTLSNPDKLNAFDKPMWLALIGHLKTLEADDEVRVVVMRGSPGSTGARSFSPGADISEFESERNSPEQGAAYGDLMDEGLDGLRSLRHPVLAAIDGPCCGIGLAVALACDLRVCSESSRFGVPVSRLGISMGPTELKLVADVAGGPAALEILLEGRVFGASEAKDKKLVHRVVPDEGFEAEIAATTRRIAAGAPLAATLHKRYVHRLSDPAPLSEAEIAECYRCFGTRDFREGYRAFLDKRKPMFTGR; this is encoded by the coding sequence ATGGCCGGCACCATCACTCTCGGGCGCGACGACAGCAGCGATGGCGTCGTCGCCACGCTGACCCTGTCCAACCCGGACAAGCTGAACGCCTTCGACAAGCCGATGTGGCTTGCCCTGATCGGCCATCTGAAAACGCTGGAGGCCGACGACGAGGTCCGCGTCGTGGTGATGCGCGGCAGCCCCGGGTCGACTGGTGCGCGCAGCTTCTCCCCCGGCGCCGACATCTCGGAGTTCGAGAGCGAGCGCAACAGCCCCGAACAGGGGGCCGCCTATGGCGACCTGATGGACGAGGGGCTGGATGGCCTGCGGTCCTTGCGCCATCCGGTGCTGGCCGCCATCGACGGGCCGTGCTGCGGCATCGGCCTGGCGGTCGCCCTGGCCTGCGACCTCAGGGTCTGTTCGGAAAGCAGCCGCTTCGGCGTGCCGGTCAGCCGGCTCGGCATCTCGATGGGACCCACCGAGTTGAAGCTGGTCGCCGACGTGGCCGGTGGCCCGGCGGCCCTGGAAATCCTGCTGGAAGGCCGCGTCTTCGGCGCGTCGGAGGCCAAGGACAAGAAACTGGTCCACCGCGTCGTCCCCGACGAAGGCTTCGAGGCGGAGATCGCCGCCACGACCCGGCGCATCGCCGCCGGCGCGCCGCTGGCCGCGACGCTGCACAAGCGATACGTCCACCGCCTTTCCGACCCGGCTCCATTGAGCGAGGCGGAGATCGCCGAGTGCTACCGCTGCTTCGGCACCCGGGACTTCCGCGAGGGCTACCGCGCGTTTCTGGATAAGCGCAAACCGATGTTCACCGGGCGGTGA
- the rsmB gene encoding 16S rRNA (cytosine(967)-C(5))-methyltransferase RsmB produces the protein MTDTSLAARGVALDLLRDVLRKSVPFDDAFDAHPELASLQPRDRGFVRMLVATVLRRLGQIDELIQSSLAKPGLPKAAIHDMLRLGTAQLVFLNTPAHAAVDTAVELAAARNAAPYKGLINAVLRRIGREGAAMAEKQDAGRLNTPDWLWLSWRSAYGTARTRGIVEAHLHEAPLDITVKSDPEGWAERLGAIVLPTGSLRRPAGGSVTELPGFEEGEWWVQDLAASLPAKLFGDLAGKRVFDLCAAPGGKTAQLVVQGAQVTAIDRSARRLERVTENLKRLTLEAEVLATDAATWEPEAPADAVLLDAPCSATGAIRRHPDILRVKTPDDIAKLARAQSRLLARSVELLKPGGTLVYCTCSIQPEEGEVQIARLLRQDQRMERWPVTADELGGLSEAVNEVGEVRSLPGMLADLGGIDGFFVARLRRRLA, from the coding sequence ATGACCGACACTTCCCTCGCCGCCCGCGGCGTCGCGCTCGACTTGCTGCGCGACGTGCTGCGCAAGTCCGTTCCCTTCGACGATGCGTTCGATGCGCATCCCGAACTCGCGTCGCTTCAGCCGCGCGACCGCGGCTTCGTCCGCATGCTGGTCGCCACCGTCCTGCGCCGGCTGGGCCAGATCGACGAACTGATCCAGTCCAGTCTTGCCAAGCCGGGCCTGCCCAAGGCGGCGATCCACGACATGCTGCGGCTGGGCACGGCGCAGCTGGTGTTTCTGAACACCCCCGCCCATGCCGCGGTCGACACCGCGGTGGAGCTGGCAGCGGCACGCAACGCCGCCCCCTACAAGGGGCTGATCAACGCCGTTCTGCGCCGCATCGGGCGCGAAGGGGCGGCGATGGCGGAGAAGCAGGACGCCGGTCGGTTGAACACGCCGGACTGGCTGTGGCTGTCCTGGCGCTCGGCCTACGGCACCGCCCGCACCCGCGGCATCGTCGAGGCGCATCTGCACGAGGCCCCGCTGGACATCACCGTGAAGTCGGACCCGGAGGGTTGGGCGGAGCGTCTGGGCGCCATCGTGCTGCCGACCGGCTCCCTGCGCCGGCCGGCCGGCGGTTCGGTGACCGAGCTTCCCGGCTTCGAGGAGGGGGAATGGTGGGTCCAGGACCTCGCCGCCTCGCTGCCGGCCAAGCTGTTCGGCGATCTGGCCGGCAAGCGGGTGTTCGACCTCTGCGCCGCCCCCGGCGGCAAGACGGCGCAGCTGGTGGTCCAGGGTGCGCAGGTCACCGCCATCGACCGTTCCGCCCGCCGGCTGGAGCGGGTGACGGAGAACCTGAAGCGCCTGACTCTCGAGGCCGAGGTGCTGGCCACCGACGCCGCCACCTGGGAACCGGAGGCGCCGGCGGATGCCGTGCTGCTCGACGCTCCCTGTTCGGCCACCGGGGCGATCCGCCGCCATCCCGACATCCTGCGCGTCAAGACGCCCGACGACATCGCCAAGCTGGCCCGTGCCCAGTCGCGGCTGCTTGCCCGCTCGGTCGAGCTGCTGAAGCCCGGCGGCACGCTGGTCTACTGCACCTGCTCCATCCAGCCGGAGGAGGGAGAGGTGCAGATCGCCCGCCTGCTGCGGCAGGACCAGCGGATGGAGCGCTGGCCGGTCACCGCCGACGAATTGGGCGGGCTGTCCGAAGCGGTCA